DNA from Armatimonadota bacterium:
GAGGCGCGCGTCCAGGGTGTTCGAGACGCCCTCGGGCACCACCCAGCAGGTCTCCAGGCAACCCACCGCTCCGTTGGCGAACTTCATGAGTGTGAAGATGGTGTCCTCACGGTTCAGGTCCGCCAGCACCTTGCTGCAGCTTTCGGCGTACACGCGCACCACCGGGGAATCCGCGAACCAGCGCATGATGTCGATATCATGGACACCCAGGAAGAAGGCCACCGACGTGCGCGGGGCGATGCGGCGGCCACTGGCGGTAATGTTATTGCGCCGACCGAAAACCTGAATGATGTCGCCGACCTCGCCCTCCTCGATGGCCTGCTTCGCCACGGCATAGCGCGGGTCGAACCGCACGCAATGGCCGGTAAGCAGCTTGACTCCTGCGGCGCGGCAAGCGTCGAGAATGGCCTGCGCGTCGGCCACAGAGGTCGCCAGGGGCTTCTCCACGAGGATGTGCTTCCCCGCTTCCGCCGCGGCAATGCAGGCCTCGCGGTGTGACTGGTCATCAGTGCAGATACTCACGAGGCCGATCGCGGGGTCGTTCAGCACTTCGGCGAGACTCCCGGCGGCCTTACAGTCATGCCGGGAGGCGATCTCCGACGAACGGTCTGCAACCACGTCGAAGACGCTGACAAGACTTGTCCGGGGCAACTCGGCCCAGATGCGGGCATGGCGTTCGCCCATCATCCCGAGACCGACGACGCCACAACCAATGCGATCAGGCATGGTAATTCTCCCTCCTGGCGGACTATGCAGCCATTTCCGCTTGCCTCGCGCCGGACCTCCCCAGCCGTCATTCGACCGACGTGGCGGCCTGGATGGTGAGCTTCCGCAGTTGGTTGCTGGTGTTGGTCAGTTTCCCGGACCCGTTGACCATGGTCAGGTGAACCCAGAATTCCCGGATGCCTTTCGCCCGGGGTTCAGCCGACAGGTCAAGCTGAAGCACGCCCTGGAAGCGGCGGTCGCCGGCACGCTCTTTGCCCTGGGTGGTGGCTTCGGCGATTACTTCGGACCCGTCCAGCGAGAACCCGAGTGTGTTGTGGCCGCCGTGACCGGCAAGCGCCAGGCAGTCCACCTCGACAGTGCTCACGTCCAGCGGTCTGTCGCTCACGAAATGCTGGCGGATTCCTGCGCTAACCCCATAGCCTTCAATGCCATGGGTGGATAGCGCCCCGGGTTGCCAGACCAGGTTCTCGCCGCCGAAGGTCTCGCCAATATGCAGGTACCGCTGGCTCTGGAAGTCATCCTGGTAGGTCACCTTCGCCGGGCCGCCGCCCACGGGGGCTTTCAGCAGGTTGTAAGCCTTCTCCTCGGGGCCGGCGAAGCTGCCGGTCACTTCGAGCAGATCCAGCGCAGGTGACGGCCCATCGCCGCCCTGCATCGACACACGCACCCACAGGTTCGAGCCCTTCATATCCGACAGCGCGCAGGACGGGCCGTTCCCGGAGTCGCTCTCAGTCCAGCTCCGGCCGTCCGCGGAGAGTGCAACGGCGAGCTTGCCCTGCCCCTCCGCTCGGACCTGCGGCACCGCGATCTGGAAGGGCGTCCACAAGTGGTAGATCAGCTCTGCCTTCCGGGCTTCCCCCGTCCCCTTGAGTCGCAGCGTTTTGTCTAGACTGGACCACGACAGGTTCAGGAACCCGTGAATCGTGGCTCTGCGCAAGAAACCGTCGGTGGCGAAATCATCCATGAATGTGAACCTGCCGGTCTCATCGCCCGACACCTCCACGGGCCCGGCGTATGAGTGCTGCGCTGCCTCCTCCGGGAGCCGCGAAGCGTCCAGGCGGTGGCAGTCCTCGAAGGTGCGCAGCATCCAGCCGCGCCACTTGGCCGCTTCCGGGTCATCGGTCTGCATGTACACATTCACGCTGCCCAGCGGTCCATGTACGCAGAAGTAGAAGACCGGGATGTTGAACTCGCGGCAGACCCGTACCTGCTCCTGGGAGCACTGGAAGGAATTGATCCCGGGGGTGGCGTTGATGCAGGCGACCACGGGCTTATCGATGACAATAAACCGCATGAGATGCTTGCGGAAGGTGTCGTAGTCCATGCCGTAGGCGTCAAGAATCCAGCCGTCTGCCTTCTGGTCACAGCGCGGCCCCATCGGCATGGAATACCACTGGTACACCGGACCGTCATATTTCGCCTTCACGTGGTCATAGATGGCGTTGAGGTAGTCGAAGCCGCCCTGCCAGTCCACCTCTTCCTCATGCAGGAAGATGAGGTCCACCAGGGACAGGTCCAGGGCATCCAGGATGCGGTCGGTGTCGGCGAAAACTTCCTCCAGCGGCTTCTTGTGGCTCACGCGATCCCAGGTATACAGGCCGACCATCACGAACTGGCCGCGCTCGTGGGCATCGCGGACCCGTTTCGCGTAGCCTTCGGGGTTCTGGGTGGCCGCGAACTTGAAGTTGGTGAAGTCCAGGAACTCATAGTCGACCGCGTAGATGCCGACCTTCGAGAAGTCCAATCCCGGAGGCCCCTGCGCGAAGGCTGCGACACAGAGACAGACTGCGGCTGCGAGCACCATCGATACGCGGTTCATGAGGGTGTCCCTCGCTTTCCATGGATGGGTCAGTAGTCGCAAGTCTTCTCGTACTCATCCAGCATGGCCATGAAGTTATCGTATTTCGTGCCCCAGCCAATGCTATGGCTGGCGCCAAGGATCAGCCCGCCCCCGCGCTTTGCGGTCTCCATGGTATGGCGCACCTCGGCCCGCACGTCCTCAGGCGTGCCGCTGATGAGCACGTGCAGGTCCACGCCTCCCCAGGCCGCCACCCGGTTCCCGGTAGCCCGCTTGACGAAAGCCGGGTCCATGCCCGCCTGGGGCTGGAGGGACTGCAGGCAGTCGATCCCGGCATCGGCGAGGTCGTCGAGGATCGGGCGGTTGTCGCCGCAACTGTGCTGGAAGAAGTGCAAGCCGTGCTCATGGGCCGCCTGCGCATTGGCCCGGACAGCCGGTAAGAACAGCCTCCGGAAAGCCGCCGGGGACACGAAAGTGCCGGTGGTGTGGCCAAAGTCAGTGCCATTGAGGACCGCATGCCAGCCCCGGTTGCGCCAGAACTCCATGCGCTTGCGGCTGGCCGCGATACTGGACTGCACACAGGCCTCCACGGTCTCCGGGTGGTCGGCGATCTCCACCAGCCCGCGTTCCCAGCCGCCAAGCAGCGCCTGCTCGGTGGCCATAGGCATGTCGCCGATCAAGTAGCGGTCCGGTGGCAGCAGGGGCTGCACGGCATCGAGCACCTCATACACGGAATCATCAGGCGGGCCGACTTCCGGGTCTGCGGGGAACTGCTCCGGGCTGAACTCTCTCCTCCATTCGGTGGGGTCGTGCACCATGGAGATCTCATTGGTGACAGCCGAGAGCTTGTAAATGCGCCCCGCGCTGTCCTCCCAGGCATCGTCGGCTATCCTGCGCGGACATTCAGGTACATAGCCTTTCGGGGGCACCAGGGCCATCTTCGCGATGGGGATCACATCATAGATGTCCAGCTTCCGGTACAGCTCCGGGAGGTCCTGGATGAGGCCCTCTACGACTTCATCGCGCCGACCTTCCCAGAAGGCGATCTGTGTGCGCACCTTATCGCGGATGTAAGTGGGTCTGCCCAGGACGCGCTCCGCGATGTCGCAGTCGATGACGAACTCGCCGATAGGCACGCGGTCGGGCTCCTGGAACGCCAGTGCCATTCTGACGCGCTCGATGCTGTTCATTGGGCCTCCAGTTGCCTGCGTATGATGACGGGAGGTTTCCACGTGCGGCTCAGAGAATCCTGTGAGCCCTGTTGAGTGAGACCTGTCCCGACGTCTCGCCGGTACGTGGAGGTGTGCCGTGGCCCTGCGTCTCCTGATTTGCGTGGTTGGAGCTTGCTATCTGACATTCTGCTGGGGAGAGCCGGTGGACCCGATGGATTCCTTCAACGTGCAGTGGGATTCGATGAGCGCGGATTCCTCGGGCTCAATGCCCTTGGGGAATGGGGATGTGGGCCTCAACGTGTGGGTGGAGCCGGGCGCCTTGTGCTTCTACATCAGCAAGACCGACGCCTGGAGCGACAATGGCCGCCTGCTCAAGCTGGGCCGCGTGCGCATGGCACTGAACCCGGACCCCTTCGTGAACGGCGTCCCCTTCCGGCAGTCCCTTATTCTGCGCAAGGGTGCGGTGGAGATCAGCGCCGGGCCCGCGGGGAACACGATCTTCTTGCGGGTCTGGGTGGATGCGAACCGTCCTGTGGTTCTGGTCGAAGGCTCAGGCGACCAGCCCTTCACGATGTCCGCCGCAGTGGAGGTCTGGCGCACTGAACCCCGGGAGATCAAGGGCCGCGAGATGTTCAGCGCCTACGGCATGACGGGTTCACCGGAGCCGGTGTTGGTGCGTCCGGATACCGTGCTGCAGGGCCAGGAGGACCGTGTGGTCTGGTTCCACCGCAACGAACATTCGGTCTGGCCGATGACCCTTGACCTGCAGGGCATGGGGGCGTGGAGGCAGCAGGCAACCGACCCTCTGCTCAACCGGACCTTCGGCGGCATCATGCGCGGCGAAGGGCTGGTCAGTGACGGGCCGCAGAGGCTGGTCTCTGCAACGCCGGCGCGGGAGCAGACTCTGGAAATCGCGGTCCACACGGCAATCACCGACACTGCCGAGGCGTGGCTATCGCAGGCGGAGGAGGTGTTGTCCGAGGCCGGGCAGATACCTGTCGATGGACGCCGCGCGGCCCACGAGCGGTGGTGGGATGAGTTCTGGGGCCGCAGTTGGATCCGCGTCTCGGGTCCGGCGCCATCGAGCCGCATGACCACCAATGACCTCCCACTTCGCATTGGGGCTGACAGTGACGGCGCGAATCGGTTCCTGGGGCATATCCGCGAGGTTCGCATACTGGGCCGGGCGCTGACCGGTCGGGAGATCGCCGCGCTGGCTGCCGGGGAGCCGCTGGAGGACCGGTCCGGCCTGCTCATCGACTGGGCGCTGGATGGCCCATCCTGGCAGACCACCGCCGAAACCGCCCGGCTCGACCTGCCCGGGAAGATCGTGGGGGATGTGGTGTTCGAGGACGCTGACGGCCTGCCCGCGGCGCGGTTCGATGGGAGTGGCTGGATCGAAGCGGCGGACTCGGATGCGCTGGACCTGACCGATGCGGTAACCCTCGCGGCCTGGGTGCGTCCCGACGAGCTTTCTCAGGCGGGGGCGCGCATCATCGACAAGTCTCGCGCCGGGACCTCGAACGGTTACCTGCTGGATACCTACCCCGGGAACTCGCTGCGGATGATCGTGGAGCCTAACACCGTGCGCCATGACGCGAAGCTTCCCGTGGGCAAGTGGTCGCACGTTGCCGCGACCTATGATAGCCGCACCGGAGAGCAGCGCCTGTACGTAGATGGCAGGCAGGTCGCTGCGGCGGACCTGTCCACGGGTGCGCATGAGATCACCCGCGGGTATGTGCTGCAGCGGTTCATCTCCGCCTGTGCGGGACGAGGCAGGTTCCCAATCAAGTTCAATGGGTCCCTGTTCACCGTGGACGCAGTGGAAGACGGCCAGAAACTGGACGCCGACTACCGCCGCTGGGGTGGCCCGTACTGGTTCCAGAACACCCGCCTGGCCTACTGGCCCATGCTCGCTTCCGGCGACTTCGAGATGATGCTGCCGCTGTTCCGCATGTACATGGATGCCCTGCCCTTCGCCCGGGAACGCACGCGAGTCTATTTCGGGCATGGCGGGGCGTTTTTCCCGGAGACCATTACCTTCTTCGGGGCATACGCCAACGAGAACTACGGCTGGGACCGCACCGGCAAGCCGGTCTCCCACGTGGACAACACCTACATTCGCTACTACTACTCCGGCGCTCTGGAACTGGTGGCGCTGATGCTGGAGTATCTCGATCACACCGGAGATGCTGCCTTCGCGCGGGAGATGCTGGCGCCTTTCGCGACAGAGATTGTGGGTTTCTACGACCAGCATTACCCGCGTGACGCTGCCGGGAAGCTGCGCATCGAGCCCTCCCAGTCCCTTGAGACCTGGCAGAAGGCGAACAACCCTCTGCCGCCGATTGCGGGGCTGCGATGGGTTCTGCCAAGACTGCTTGCCCTGCCGGAGGGCGCCTGCTCCGCAACGGTGCGCGGCGACTGGCAGCGTCTCCTGGGAGAGCTGCCGGAATTGCCGATGAAGGACGGGGTGGGTGGCCCGATCCTCGCAGGTGCTGAAGAGATACTGGAAGAGGCGCGCAAC
Protein-coding regions in this window:
- a CDS encoding Gfo/Idh/MocA family oxidoreductase, with product MPDRIGCGVVGLGMMGERHARIWAELPRTSLVSVFDVVADRSSEIASRHDCKAAGSLAEVLNDPAIGLVSICTDDQSHREACIAAAEAGKHILVEKPLATSVADAQAILDACRAAGVKLLTGHCVRFDPRYAVAKQAIEEGEVGDIIQVFGRRNNITASGRRIAPRTSVAFFLGVHDIDIMRWFADSPVVRVYAESCSKVLADLNREDTIFTLMKFANGAVGCLETCWVVPEGVSNTLDARLEVVGTAGRVAVRVGDESLDIAGMDRARRPDIAYGPVMLDQQHGALRTQLEHFAACVLDDVQPFISGEDALAAVAIAEAIHKSLDTGLPVDYPEGAPAE